In one window of Paraflavitalea soli DNA:
- a CDS encoding HlyD family secretion protein, with protein sequence MENQPNSPTPKKKKSPLRLVIIAIVLLVVGYYGYTKISFALRHESTDNAQVETQLIPVLPRVPGYVKSIAVKDYDSVKTGQLLVELDDAELQSQLLQLQADYQAAQADLSNAKAALNNALVSLRVNRGDIDINKVKLEKAQKDFTRNKNLFAESAVTQKQLDDARYDYETLSKELDNSHNDLASAESRISVLQAAVQKAAATIEVRKAQIDQQKLKLSYTKIYAPQAGKIGKKNISEGQYVQAGAPLFTIVNDTTYWIVANFKENQITRLHPGMPVDIEVDAYPDLKIKGSVESLSDATGARFALLPPDNASGNFVKVTQRVPVKIAISDMTQYKEVLRAGLSVFVSVPLN encoded by the coding sequence ATGGAAAATCAACCAAACAGCCCAACACCCAAAAAGAAAAAATCCCCCTTACGACTCGTTATTATAGCAATTGTATTACTGGTAGTCGGTTATTACGGCTATACAAAGATCAGTTTTGCATTGCGTCATGAAAGTACCGACAATGCACAGGTAGAAACACAACTCATCCCCGTATTGCCACGCGTACCAGGCTATGTAAAGAGCATTGCCGTAAAAGATTATGACTCCGTAAAGACAGGTCAGTTACTCGTAGAGCTCGATGATGCTGAACTTCAAAGCCAGTTGCTTCAATTGCAAGCCGATTACCAGGCAGCACAGGCCGATCTTAGCAATGCCAAAGCAGCCCTCAACAATGCCCTCGTTTCACTCCGCGTCAACAGAGGAGACATTGACATTAACAAAGTAAAGCTCGAGAAAGCCCAAAAGGATTTCACCCGCAATAAGAACCTGTTTGCAGAATCGGCTGTTACCCAAAAACAACTCGATGATGCCCGGTACGATTACGAAACATTGTCCAAAGAGCTTGACAATAGCCACAACGACCTGGCCAGTGCTGAAAGCCGTATCAGCGTATTGCAGGCCGCAGTGCAAAAAGCAGCTGCTACCATTGAAGTAAGGAAAGCACAGATCGATCAGCAGAAACTGAAATTGTCCTATACAAAGATCTATGCGCCCCAGGCAGGTAAAATTGGTAAGAAGAATATTTCTGAAGGACAATATGTACAGGCAGGCGCTCCATTGTTTACCATTGTAAATGATACCACTTACTGGATAGTGGCCAACTTTAAAGAAAACCAGATCACACGCTTACATCCCGGTATGCCGGTAGATATTGAAGTAGATGCCTATCCCGATCTGAAAATAAAAGGATCAGTGGAAAGCCTCAGCGATGCTACCGGAGCACGGTTTGCTTTACTGCCGCCAGACAATGCCAGTGGTAATTTCGTAAAAGTTACACAACGCGTACCCGTGAAGATTGCAATCAGCGATATGACCCAATACAAGGAAGTACTGAGAGCAGGGCTTAGCGTGTTTGTAAGCGTTCCGCTGAATTAA
- a CDS encoding DHA2 family efflux MFS transporter permease subunit, whose protein sequence is MSSPKGFAKFIIVLTTVTAAVMELIDTSIVNVGLSEMAGSLGVNIEDVSWVITAYAIANVIIIPMTGWLAEYFGRKNYYIVSMIIFTFASYMCGQSTSLVELIIWRFIQGIGGGALLSTSQAILFDAFKPEDRPMAAGLFGMGLILGPTLGPTVGGYLIEHFSWPWMFLVNLPVGILATILAMVFIDKKEGEGKNKAKMSVDYMGIALLMVGIGCLQFVLERGESEDWFSSNAIRVSTVLAAIGVIGFIVWELKTPTPVVNLRVMKKRSYAFTIVFTFVAGLGLFTSVFVYPVLAQRVLGYSALETGLSLLPPTLAGVVMMPIIGRMMSKGVSPIPFIVVGFILFAIYCWTSAGVSPDVGRWAFFIPLLIRAFGISMSQLPLINQAVAGLPPKDYAAGISLNNMIRQIGGAFGIAMANNFISQRYAQHRNDMVANTYDGAPAFTERVTAISNNMIAQTGSDITSATAKAHKIIDLAVDKQAYYLAYLDTFRLIGIFFLIVLPLVVFLRVKKKPVVDTKAVKEAMEAAH, encoded by the coding sequence ATGTCCAGTCCAAAAGGATTTGCCAAATTCATAATAGTACTCACCACCGTAACGGCCGCCGTTATGGAGCTGATAGACACCTCTATTGTAAACGTGGGGTTGAGTGAAATGGCCGGTAGCCTGGGCGTCAACATTGAAGATGTAAGCTGGGTCATCACCGCCTACGCCATCGCCAATGTGATCATCATCCCCATGACCGGCTGGCTTGCTGAATATTTCGGTCGTAAGAATTACTACATCGTATCCATGATCATTTTCACCTTCGCTTCCTATATGTGCGGCCAGTCAACAAGCCTGGTAGAATTGATCATATGGCGGTTTATACAAGGTATCGGTGGAGGCGCCCTGCTTTCTACCTCACAGGCCATCCTCTTTGATGCCTTTAAACCCGAAGACCGGCCCATGGCAGCCGGCCTCTTTGGAATGGGATTGATATTAGGCCCCACCCTCGGGCCTACTGTGGGTGGTTACCTTATAGAACATTTTTCATGGCCCTGGATGTTCCTCGTAAACCTGCCAGTGGGTATTTTAGCCACCATCCTGGCCATGGTATTTATTGACAAAAAGGAAGGAGAAGGTAAGAATAAGGCGAAGATGTCTGTAGACTATATGGGCATAGCGTTGCTGATGGTAGGCATTGGTTGTTTACAATTTGTACTCGAAAGAGGAGAATCCGAAGATTGGTTTAGCAGCAACGCTATCCGCGTAAGTACGGTATTGGCAGCGATAGGCGTTATTGGGTTTATTGTATGGGAGTTAAAGACACCTACGCCAGTAGTGAACCTGCGCGTAATGAAAAAACGTAGTTATGCATTTACGATCGTTTTTACTTTTGTGGCTGGTTTAGGTCTCTTTACTTCCGTATTCGTTTATCCCGTGCTGGCACAGCGCGTACTGGGTTATTCAGCCCTCGAAACAGGCTTATCCCTGTTACCGCCTACCCTGGCCGGCGTGGTCATGATGCCCATCATCGGCCGTATGATGAGTAAAGGCGTCTCCCCCATTCCCTTCATAGTAGTTGGATTTATCTTATTTGCCATTTACTGTTGGACCAGCGCAGGCGTAAGCCCCGATGTAGGCCGTTGGGCATTTTTTATTCCCTTGCTCATCCGGGCCTTCGGTATCTCTATGTCTCAGTTGCCATTGATCAACCAGGCCGTAGCAGGTTTGCCTCCCAAAGATTATGCAGCAGGTATCTCCCTCAACAACATGATCCGGCAGATCGGTGGTGCATTCGGTATCGCCATGGCCAATAACTTTATCAGCCAACGCTATGCCCAGCACAGGAATGATATGGTAGCCAACACCTACGATGGCGCCCCCGCTTTTACTGAGCGGGTAACTGCCATATCCAACAACATGATAGCCCAAACCGGTAGCGATATCACCTCCGCCACCGCCAAAGCCCATAAAATAATTGACCTGGCGGTTGACAAACAGGCCTATTACCTCGCCTACCTCGACACCTTCCGGCTCATTGGTATTTTCTTCCTCATCGTACTGCCCCTGGTAGTATTCCTCCGGGTCAAAAAGAAGCCCGTTGTCGATACCAAAGCAGTGAAAGAAGCCATGGAGGCCGCCCATTAA
- a CDS encoding TolC family protein, producing MKSLIKGALLLLLVQSAVAQESPIKDDQLKGLIQSAVTNYPRIKELEEQLKADDVKGEIIRSGYLPTVSADIGYQFIAPSPKVAFETPAGKTSLAFQPYNNYNGAVTVKQLIYDFGKTKMQLDRNEAQRALNQEGVDNTRNAIAYQVAQIYYNIQFLQKSIQVQQDQISSLKENERLIQAKIKNGDALEYDLLTTQVRTANATNRLNDLQTQLEKQYVLMQWLAGVDTKGKIAASGAETYREDALYLVLEPGNWKTTNSDAKMIEKQIAVYEYDKKEASISSRPNITGTASGGVRNGIQPDIDQFRLNGLVGVGIAIPILSSDRPKLRQKLTQVQIESAKRSLQTLESNIQKDLATVQQDYKGIQEKLSNTNVLVTQAQRAYKLAQVRFKEGLITNVELLDAQTNVENANLQLVQLQYQAQLDKLESHKVVGSKIF from the coding sequence ATGAAAAGTTTAATAAAAGGAGCCCTGTTACTCCTGCTGGTACAATCAGCCGTAGCCCAGGAATCTCCCATAAAAGATGACCAGTTAAAAGGATTGATACAATCTGCGGTCACCAATTATCCCCGTATTAAAGAACTGGAAGAACAACTCAAAGCAGATGATGTGAAGGGAGAAATTATCAGATCAGGTTATTTGCCTACCGTAAGCGCCGATATCGGCTACCAATTTATAGCTCCTTCTCCTAAAGTAGCCTTTGAAACACCAGCTGGCAAAACCTCCCTGGCTTTTCAGCCTTATAATAACTACAATGGGGCCGTCACGGTGAAACAGTTGATCTATGACTTCGGCAAAACAAAAATGCAGCTCGACAGGAATGAAGCCCAGAGAGCATTGAACCAGGAAGGTGTAGACAATACCAGGAATGCAATAGCTTACCAGGTAGCCCAGATCTATTACAATATCCAGTTCCTTCAAAAAAGCATACAGGTACAGCAGGATCAGATCAGTTCACTGAAAGAAAATGAACGGCTCATCCAGGCCAAGATCAAAAATGGAGATGCCCTGGAATACGACCTCCTTACTACCCAGGTGCGCACCGCCAATGCCACCAACCGCCTCAATGACCTGCAAACCCAGTTAGAAAAGCAATATGTGCTGATGCAATGGCTCGCCGGTGTTGATACCAAAGGAAAAATTGCAGCCAGCGGCGCCGAAACTTACCGCGAAGATGCCCTCTACCTGGTATTGGAACCCGGCAACTGGAAAACCACCAATTCCGACGCCAAAATGATCGAAAAACAGATAGCTGTTTACGAATACGATAAAAAAGAAGCCTCTATTAGCTCCAGACCCAATATCACAGGTACTGCCAGCGGCGGTGTGCGCAATGGTATTCAACCCGATATTGACCAGTTCCGGTTAAACGGCCTGGTGGGTGTAGGTATCGCTATCCCAATTTTGTCCTCAGACCGGCCCAAGCTGCGCCAAAAATTAACCCAGGTACAAATTGAGTCTGCCAAAAGGTCTCTGCAAACCCTCGAATCGAATATCCAGAAAGATCTGGCTACCGTACAGCAGGATTACAAGGGTATTCAGGAAAAGTTAAGCAACACCAATGTATTGGTCACCCAGGCCCAGCGGGCCTATAAACTGGCCCAGGTTCGTTTTAAAGAGGGCCTGATCACCAATGTGGAGTTGCTGGATGCTCAAACCAATGTAGAAAATGCCAACCTACAGCTCGTTCAGCTACAATATCAGGCGCAACTGGATAAACTGGAAAGCCATAAAGTAGTAGGCTCTAAGATATTTTAA
- a CDS encoding SDR family oxidoreductase, translating to MSFENKTVLITGGSRGIGKAIALRLAKEGANTVIVGKTVEPNPKLEGTIYTAAEEIAKAGPGKVLPLQGDIRFEESIQHIVKTTVDTFGGIDILINNASAINLSPTEHTEPKRWDLMHGINVRGTFFMSQAAIPHLKKAHNPHILNLSPPLNMDPAWFAKHLAYTMSKYGMSMIVLGLAEEMRPHRIGVNALWPRTTIATAAVKNLLGGDFLMQRSRTPDIVADAAFHILQRPSFECTGNFFIDEEILKEQGITDFTHYAVNPDQKLMMDLFI from the coding sequence ATGTCGTTTGAAAATAAAACAGTGCTAATTACCGGCGGAAGCCGCGGTATCGGGAAAGCGATTGCTTTACGCCTGGCGAAAGAAGGAGCCAATACAGTGATCGTTGGGAAGACCGTAGAACCCAACCCCAAACTGGAAGGAACCATCTATACAGCAGCCGAAGAGATAGCCAAAGCAGGCCCTGGAAAGGTACTTCCCCTACAGGGAGATATCCGTTTTGAAGAGAGCATTCAACATATTGTAAAGACCACTGTAGATACTTTTGGGGGCATCGACATCCTCATCAACAATGCCAGCGCCATCAATTTATCCCCTACCGAACATACAGAGCCTAAGCGCTGGGACCTGATGCATGGCATTAATGTGAGAGGCACCTTTTTCATGAGTCAGGCAGCCATTCCTCACCTCAAAAAAGCTCATAACCCACACATTCTGAACCTCTCTCCCCCCTTGAATATGGACCCCGCCTGGTTTGCCAAGCACCTGGCCTACACCATGAGTAAATATGGAATGAGTATGATCGTATTGGGGCTGGCCGAAGAAATGCGTCCCCACCGCATTGGCGTCAATGCATTGTGGCCCAGAACTACCATCGCTACAGCAGCCGTTAAAAACCTCCTGGGAGGTGATTTCCTGATGCAGCGTAGCCGTACCCCCGATATAGTGGCAGATGCTGCCTTCCATATCCTGCAAAGGCCCTCTTTTGAGTGTACAGGCAACTTCTTTATTGACGAGGAAATATTAAAAGAACAGGGCATTACAGACTTTACCCATTACGCTGTAAACCCCGATCAGAAATTAATGATGGACCTGTTTATTTAG